The Rattus rattus isolate New Zealand chromosome 1, Rrattus_CSIRO_v1, whole genome shotgun sequence genome includes a region encoding these proteins:
- the Pcmtd2 gene encoding protein-L-isoaspartate O-methyltransferase domain-containing protein 2 isoform X2, translating into MGGAVSAGEDNDELIDNLKEAQYIRTDLVEQAFRAIDRADYYLEEFKENAYKDLAWKHGNIHLSAPCIYSEVMEALDLQPGLSFLNLGSGTGYLSSMVGLILGPFGVNHGVELHSDVTEYAKQKLDVFIRTSDSFDKFDFCEPSFVTGNCLEIAPDCCQYDRVYCGAGVQKEHEEYMKNLLKVGGILVMPLEEKIVDQDNTYRPFCLGNKKDSGCFLCPSGPALPFGVRTVQTCPATTTSRAQPAGPGPACYPRQHQEGYAPGSHQRRWSEEHTYV; encoded by the exons ATGGGCGGTGCTGTGAGTGCTGGTGAGGACAACGATGAGCTCATTGATAATTTGAAGGAAGCCCAGTACATCCGGACGGACTTAGTAGAGCAGGCTTTCCGAGCTATTGATCGAGCAGATTATTATCttgaagaatttaaagaaaatgcgTACAAAGACTTGGCGTGGAAACATGGAAACATTCATCTCTCAGCCCCGTGCATCTACTCGGAGGTGATGGAGGCTCTGGATCTGCAGCCTGGGCTCTCATTTCTGAATTTGGGCAGTGGTACTGGCTACCTCAGCTCCATGGTGGGCCTCATTCTAG GTCCTTTTGGTGTGAACCATGGGGTGGAGCTTCATTCAGATGTGACTGAGTATGCGAAGCAGAAACTGGACGTCTTCATCAGGACAAGCGACAGTTTTGACAA ATTTGACTTCTGTGAACCTTCCTTTGTAACTGGCAATTGCCTGGAGATTGCTCCAGATTGTTGTCAGTATGACCGTGTCTATTGTGGGGCTGGTGTGCAGAAAGAACATGAAGAGTACATGAAAAATCTTCTCAAAGTCGGAGGGATCCTGGTCATGCCCTTGGAAGAGAAG atagTTGACCAAGATAACACGTACAGGCCCTTCTGCTTGGGAAACAAAAAAGATTCTGGCTGTTTCCTTTGCCCCTCTGGTCCAGCCTTGCCGTTCGGAGTCAGGACAGTCCAGACTTGTCCAGCTAC CACCACCAGCCGTGCGCAGCCTGCAGGACCTGGCCCGGCTTGCTATCCGAGGCAGCATCAAGAGGGCTATGCGCCAGGAAGCCACCAGAGGAGGTGGTCTGAAGAGCACACCTATGTTTAA
- the Pcmtd2 gene encoding protein-L-isoaspartate O-methyltransferase domain-containing protein 2 isoform X1 — protein sequence MGGAVSAGEDNDELIDNLKEAQYIRTDLVEQAFRAIDRADYYLEEFKENAYKDLAWKHGNIHLSAPCIYSEVMEALDLQPGLSFLNLGSGTGYLSSMVGLILGPFGVNHGVELHSDVTEYAKQKLDVFIRTSDSFDKFDFCEPSFVTGNCLEIAPDCCQYDRVYCGAGVQKEHEEYMKNLLKVGGILVMPLEEKLTKITRTGPSAWETKKILAVSFAPLVQPCRSESGQSRLVQLPPPAVRSLQDLARLAIRGSIKRAMRQEATRGGGLKSTPMFKRRRVRRRRMETIVFLDKEVFASRISNPSDDTSCEDAEEDRREVAERTLREAKPEPPVNFLRQRVLRLPLPDPLKYYLLYYREK from the exons ATGGGCGGTGCTGTGAGTGCTGGTGAGGACAACGATGAGCTCATTGATAATTTGAAGGAAGCCCAGTACATCCGGACGGACTTAGTAGAGCAGGCTTTCCGAGCTATTGATCGAGCAGATTATTATCttgaagaatttaaagaaaatgcgTACAAAGACTTGGCGTGGAAACATGGAAACATTCATCTCTCAGCCCCGTGCATCTACTCGGAGGTGATGGAGGCTCTGGATCTGCAGCCTGGGCTCTCATTTCTGAATTTGGGCAGTGGTACTGGCTACCTCAGCTCCATGGTGGGCCTCATTCTAG GTCCTTTTGGTGTGAACCATGGGGTGGAGCTTCATTCAGATGTGACTGAGTATGCGAAGCAGAAACTGGACGTCTTCATCAGGACAAGCGACAGTTTTGACAA ATTTGACTTCTGTGAACCTTCCTTTGTAACTGGCAATTGCCTGGAGATTGCTCCAGATTGTTGTCAGTATGACCGTGTCTATTGTGGGGCTGGTGTGCAGAAAGAACATGAAGAGTACATGAAAAATCTTCTCAAAGTCGGAGGGATCCTGGTCATGCCCTTGGAAGAGAAG TTGACCAAGATAACACGTACAGGCCCTTCTGCTTGGGAAACAAAAAAGATTCTGGCTGTTTCCTTTGCCCCTCTGGTCCAGCCTTGCCGTTCGGAGTCAGGACAGTCCAGACTTGTCCAGCTAC CACCACCAGCCGTGCGCAGCCTGCAGGACCTGGCCCGGCTTGCTATCCGAGGCAGCATCAAGAGGGCTATGCGCCAGGAAGCCACCAGAGGAGGTGGTCTGAAGAGCACACCTATGTTTAAAAGAAGGCGAGTCCGTCGCCGCAGGATGGAGACCATTGTCTTTTTGGACAAAGAGGTTTTTGCCAGTCGAATTTCCAACCCCTCTGATGACACCAGCTGTGAGGATGCAGAGGAGGATCGGAGGGAAGTGGCCGAGAGGACCTTGCGGGAGGCCAAGCCTGAGCCACCAGTGAACTTCCTTCGTCAGAGGGTATTGCGCCTCCCGTTACCTGACCCCCTGAAGTACTACCTGCTGTATTACAGGGAAAAGTGA